One Acinetobacter pullicarnis genomic region harbors:
- a CDS encoding C40 family peptidase has translation MKLTKKLKADILAHTEQCYPAECCGVIILGQYIACRNVAEQGQFEINHEDLAKAEDHGEIEAFVHSHPNATARASDLDLLQIELHQKPWVICAWPEVEFQIHEPCGYQAPLIGRDYHHGYQDCYSIVRDFHQRELGIQLMDFERQDDWWSDKNHESLYLENLNAAGFYEVNEPQYGDMLVCNVGRTEHPNHAVIWLGDQWQLKSEESTSCFGGPLILHHPYGRKSVREIFGQQWQERIVKIVRHKNAQNN, from the coding sequence ATGAAACTTACAAAGAAACTTAAAGCAGATATCTTGGCGCATACCGAACAGTGTTACCCCGCAGAATGTTGTGGGGTCATCATTTTAGGGCAATACATCGCATGTCGAAACGTGGCTGAACAAGGGCAGTTTGAGATTAATCATGAAGATTTAGCGAAGGCGGAAGATCATGGAGAGATTGAGGCCTTTGTGCATTCCCACCCTAATGCGACTGCACGTGCTTCCGATCTGGATTTGCTGCAAATTGAATTACATCAAAAGCCATGGGTAATTTGTGCATGGCCAGAGGTGGAGTTTCAAATTCATGAGCCTTGCGGCTATCAAGCACCATTGATTGGCCGTGATTATCATCATGGTTATCAAGATTGCTATTCGATTGTTCGCGATTTCCATCAGCGTGAGTTGGGTATTCAGCTTATGGATTTCGAACGCCAGGATGATTGGTGGAGTGATAAGAATCATGAGTCACTTTATCTTGAAAACTTGAATGCAGCGGGATTTTATGAAGTGAATGAACCACAGTATGGCGACATGCTGGTGTGCAATGTTGGACGAACTGAGCATCCGAATCATGCAGTAATCTGGCTCGGCGATCAGTGGCAATTGAAGTCAGAAGAAAGTACCTCGTGTTTTGGTGGACCACTCATTTTACATCACCCCTATGGGCGTAAATCAGTACGTGAAATCTTTGGTCAGCAATGGCAAGAACGTATTGTTAAAATAGTGAGACATAAAAATGCTCAAAACAATTAA
- a CDS encoding holin: MSEKSAALAETASAASTATKTTVGFSSFGFAAWFAQLDFIAVISICVAVIGLIISVCNFFVNLFFQHKKNRREQEIHELEVKKRREQCDVKK; the protein is encoded by the coding sequence ATGTCTGAAAAAAGTGCAGCACTTGCTGAAACTGCATCTGCTGCAAGCACTGCAACAAAAACAACTGTGGGTTTCAGCAGCTTCGGCTTTGCGGCTTGGTTCGCACAGTTAGATTTTATCGCTGTAATCAGTATATGTGTTGCTGTAATCGGCTTGATTATTAGTGTTTGCAATTTCTTTGTAAATCTATTTTTTCAGCACAAGAAGAATCGTCGTGAGCAAGAAATACATGAACTTGAAGTGAAAAAACGACGGGAGCAATGCGATGTCAAAAAATAA
- a CDS encoding phage tail protein, with amino-acid sequence MSDRLFNYESDLEGNSATNQFSVLTSKFGDGYEQNTSVGINNKKGQWAYQRTAYLAEIEAIETFFDDHKGADSFLWNHPTDGEVRVKTDVQYQKVNLGGDVWRISTTFFQSFNP; translated from the coding sequence ATGAGCGACAGACTATTTAATTATGAATCCGACCTAGAGGGTAATAGCGCAACGAACCAATTTAGCGTGCTGACTTCAAAGTTCGGTGATGGTTACGAGCAAAATACCAGTGTCGGAATCAACAACAAAAAGGGCCAATGGGCATATCAACGCACAGCCTATTTAGCTGAGATTGAAGCGATCGAAACATTCTTCGATGACCACAAAGGCGCTGACTCGTTTCTTTGGAACCATCCGACCGATGGCGAAGTTCGGGTTAAGACCGATGTTCAATATCAGAAAGTTAACCTAGGTGGCGACGTTTGGCGCATTTCAACCACCTTCTTTCAATCATTTAATCCGTGA
- a CDS encoding phage minor tail protein L — translation MGLNSDFQKLYVDGLVMLYELDASKLGAGILRFHSHISFEDWERIYYFSGNTERLSGDMSSYSGKVLKIGDKVNWRRDIIWQGQTFEPMALDVSGLEMRSDGKASAPTLSMANNINGIQGAVSAYCLRFGDFAGAKLKVIATLAKYLDAANFSGGNASANSNESKTQLWFIEQKTSENATAVTFELSNPVDFEGLKIPTRQISNYCGWEYRSEECGYIGAAMFTNKDEPTDNPALEGCSFRTSGCRCRNNEVHFGGFPASSMV, via the coding sequence ATGGGATTAAATAGCGATTTTCAAAAGCTGTATGTTGATGGTCTCGTAATGCTTTACGAACTAGATGCAAGTAAATTAGGGGCAGGCATCCTCCGTTTTCATAGTCATATTTCATTTGAAGACTGGGAGCGTATTTATTATTTCTCAGGTAATACGGAAAGATTGTCGGGGGATATGAGTAGCTACTCAGGCAAAGTTTTAAAGATCGGAGATAAGGTTAATTGGCGCAGAGATATAATTTGGCAAGGTCAGACATTCGAGCCAATGGCGCTAGATGTCTCAGGTCTTGAAATGCGGAGTGATGGCAAAGCCTCTGCGCCCACTTTAAGCATGGCTAATAATATCAATGGTATCCAAGGTGCCGTATCTGCTTACTGTTTACGATTTGGTGATTTTGCAGGGGCTAAACTTAAAGTCATTGCGACCTTGGCCAAGTATCTGGATGCGGCCAATTTTAGCGGTGGCAATGCTTCAGCTAATTCCAATGAGTCAAAAACACAACTTTGGTTCATTGAGCAAAAGACTTCCGAAAATGCTACTGCTGTCACTTTTGAATTATCAAATCCCGTTGACTTTGAGGGCTTAAAAATTCCAACCCGTCAAATCTCTAATTACTGTGGTTGGGAATATCGCAGTGAAGAATGTGGCTATATCGGTGCAGCAATGTTCACAAATAAAGATGAACCCACAGACAACCCTGCTTTAGAGGGTTGTAGCTTTAGAACCTCAGGATGCCGTTGTCGTAACAATGAGGTGCACTTTGGCGGGTTTCCGGCCTCAAGCATGGTGTAA
- a CDS encoding lysozyme translates to MSKNKVIVGFLGASALFFGSLIGYEGFSSKPYLDSGKVPTIGIGSTVYEDKTKVKMTDKPITKERAIEISKAHISKDEVSFKKSLDGVKLSQAEYDVYLDFNYNFGQANWNQSSMRRRLLQGQHRQACDALLKWKYVAKKDCSVRSNNCWGVWQRQLDRHQKCVGAQ, encoded by the coding sequence ATGTCAAAAAATAAGGTTATTGTTGGTTTTCTTGGAGCTTCGGCTCTTTTTTTTGGCTCATTAATTGGTTATGAGGGCTTTAGCTCAAAGCCATATCTAGATAGCGGCAAGGTGCCAACAATCGGTATTGGCTCTACTGTCTACGAAGACAAAACTAAAGTCAAAATGACGGATAAGCCAATCACCAAAGAGCGTGCAATTGAAATTTCAAAAGCCCATATCTCTAAAGATGAAGTGTCGTTTAAAAAGTCACTCGATGGCGTGAAATTATCTCAAGCTGAATATGACGTGTATTTAGACTTTAATTACAACTTCGGGCAAGCAAACTGGAACCAGTCATCTATGCGTCGACGACTGCTGCAAGGGCAACATCGACAGGCATGTGATGCATTACTGAAATGGAAATACGTGGCTAAAAAAGATTGCTCAGTTCGCTCCAATAATTGTTGGGGTGTGTGGCAGCGACAACTTGATCGTCATCAAAAATGTGTAGGTGCTCAATGA
- a CDS encoding tail assembly protein, translating to MLKTIKLYGVLGKKFGKEFKLAVESTREAVKALSVQVLGFEQFMLTAHEQGLTFAIFQDEKNIGEDQIDFDTGAEIIKIVPRVIGAGGNGVLQTILGVVMVVVGAVMNVYAPGSGYGVMAAGAGMLVGGVAMMLMPKVNEQDQNQDGNKSNFGFGGAVTTIAQGNPVPILYGQREVGGFIVNAGQYAVDTFSSADAGHTGGGGGGGKK from the coding sequence ATGCTCAAAACAATTAAGTTGTACGGCGTCCTTGGCAAGAAGTTTGGCAAAGAATTTAAACTTGCTGTGGAAAGTACACGTGAGGCTGTAAAGGCATTATCGGTTCAAGTGCTAGGCTTTGAGCAATTCATGCTGACAGCGCATGAGCAGGGCCTAACTTTTGCTATCTTTCAGGATGAAAAGAACATTGGTGAAGATCAGATTGATTTTGATACGGGTGCCGAGATTATCAAGATTGTACCGCGTGTGATTGGCGCGGGTGGTAATGGGGTATTACAAACTATTCTTGGTGTTGTGATGGTCGTTGTGGGTGCGGTGATGAACGTGTATGCGCCTGGTTCTGGGTATGGGGTAATGGCTGCAGGTGCAGGGATGCTGGTAGGTGGTGTGGCAATGATGCTCATGCCCAAAGTGAATGAGCAGGATCAAAACCAAGATGGTAATAAATCAAACTTTGGTTTTGGAGGTGCAGTCACCACTATTGCGCAAGGTAACCCAGTACCAATCCTCTATGGTCAACGTGAAGTTGGTGGCTTTATCGTCAATGCGGGCCAATATGCTGTCGATACGTTTAGTTCTGCTGACGCAGGTCATACCGGTGGAGGCGGAGGTGGTGGAAAGAAATAA
- a CDS encoding HipA domain-containing protein: protein MSKTDEFLITNLTNMLEDHLESLGTKHKFWYISQKKRYLYKSIKVTRNGSDHYRYGEDCSEKIACEIAKILSIPHLHYELAIFNGLRGVMSENFISDDGGESLVLGNSLLESFNSDDSEVQVHQTIDQVYDVLENIICKKPLDFDSLPNIKTASEFFIGYLMLDALISNQDRHNENWGAIQKIDGTFHLALTFDHGASLGKNITDKEKEERLNTHDHQYSVKAYSAKARSWFFLNTQKKSRLKVMQALSEMGRYHPLAYREWVKRLELVDDILFLGVIERIPASLMSQISKKFAFEMIKSNKRTIIENFYQNH, encoded by the coding sequence ATGTCTAAAACAGATGAGTTTTTAATTACAAACTTGACTAACATGCTCGAGGATCACCTTGAATCATTGGGTACTAAACATAAATTTTGGTATATATCCCAAAAGAAGCGCTATCTGTATAAATCGATCAAAGTAACTCGGAATGGAAGCGATCATTATAGATATGGTGAAGACTGTTCAGAAAAGATCGCTTGTGAAATAGCTAAAATACTTTCCATACCACACCTTCATTATGAACTTGCAATTTTTAATGGGCTTAGAGGTGTTATGTCTGAAAATTTCATTTCTGATGATGGCGGCGAAAGTTTAGTTTTAGGGAATTCATTATTGGAGAGCTTTAACTCCGATGACTCTGAAGTCCAAGTCCATCAAACAATAGATCAAGTTTACGATGTTCTTGAAAATATCATATGTAAGAAGCCATTAGATTTTGACTCTTTGCCAAATATAAAAACAGCAAGCGAGTTTTTTATCGGTTATTTGATGCTTGATGCACTAATATCCAATCAAGATAGGCACAATGAAAACTGGGGAGCAATTCAAAAAATTGATGGAACATTTCATTTAGCTTTAACATTCGATCATGGGGCAAGTTTAGGAAAAAATATTACAGATAAAGAGAAAGAGGAAAGGTTAAATACACATGACCACCAATATTCTGTAAAAGCCTACTCCGCAAAAGCAAGATCATGGTTTTTCCTGAACACTCAAAAAAAGTCGAGATTAAAGGTAATGCAAGCATTGTCTGAAATGGGTAGGTATCACCCTTTAGCATATCGCGAGTGGGTAAAAAGACTTGAATTAGTAGATGATATCCTCTTTTTGGGTGTAATCGAAAGAATACCAGCAAGTCTAATGAGTCAAATCTCAAAAAAATTTGCATTTGAGATGATAAAATCTAACAAGCGTACTATCATAGAGAACTTCTATCAAAATCACTAA
- a CDS encoding DUF2335 domain-containing protein translates to MPDSNKKSPKVNLDIEINTNPKVTSVNTGDHPQYQMMQASFQSIKTPYLPPEFLEAYDKVLPGASREIFDLIHEEQKFQMEIKRKEMEFTERSLVRGETIDAANIREQDSLNSARNREIDIKARGQLFAFTITVILLLAAFGFAYLGHIILAGSCIGIIVAMAVVMFLQKPFGHESADGSKVNGSDTK, encoded by the coding sequence GTGCCAGACAGCAATAAGAAATCACCTAAAGTAAATCTTGATATAGAAATAAATACAAATCCTAAAGTCACCTCAGTCAATACAGGCGACCACCCTCAGTATCAAATGATGCAGGCTTCTTTTCAGTCTATAAAAACTCCATACCTTCCTCCTGAATTTCTAGAGGCTTATGACAAGGTCTTACCTGGTGCATCCCGTGAGATTTTTGATTTAATCCATGAAGAACAAAAGTTTCAGATGGAAATAAAGCGTAAAGAAATGGAGTTTACTGAAAGGAGTCTTGTTCGTGGTGAAACCATTGATGCAGCAAATATTAGAGAGCAAGATTCCCTAAATAGCGCAAGAAATAGGGAAATAGATATTAAGGCGCGAGGTCAGTTGTTTGCCTTTACAATTACAGTGATCTTGCTGTTAGCTGCATTTGGCTTTGCCTATCTAGGGCACATAATTCTTGCTGGTTCATGCATAGGGATTATTGTTGCAATGGCTGTGGTAATGTTTTTACAAAAACCATTTGGGCATGAGAGTGCTGACGGATCAAAGGTTAATGGTAGTGATACCAAGTAA
- a CDS encoding host specificity protein J, whose amino-acid sequence MHEVVMGAKGGSKGQRQPKVANDTTASKTYARLQYGMGEGEVEGLAKGLKSVYLDDTPVESDSGARNFEDLILNFRTGTNDQTYMEGFENIASESAVGVELKSGTPWVKGLTNLNLDAVIVRVRFGALKQQDPSNGDVTGVKIDYSIEVQTDGGAWELALDAQMSGKTAPNYERTHEIVLPKANKSWLVRVTRKTPNSTSEYVSDKMYVQAITEIVYMRMAYPNTALIGVQYDAELFSNTAKLAVELKGIKIKVPTNYDPVSRTYVGMWNGLFKRAYTNNPAWIYYDLCTAKRYALGNRLTEQMVDKWSLYRLAQYCDQKVPDGKGGEEPRFTCNVYIQSAEAAFDILGKLAGLFRAISYWDGTSIVCEADLPQDTYFTYTSANIIGGTESIDYTGTRSRDRHNVVKVAWDNPQNRYKTEYVFVRDERAISEDKTVKMLELEAWGCTSEGQAQRTGQWALKSEQLETRTATFKVGLDGHIPLPGKVIEIADPLLAGRANGGRIAAVSKDRKSITLDRDDVVCRAGDRLVVNGEDGKAQARIVSSIKGRTISVVAAFDSVAAQNIWAVDAKDLATMKFRVISIAQNEQHQFTITALQYNESKFDAIDRGAFIDDRPISIINPTIQVPVESVTISSEQMVQQGLAVETMVISWLQAKNATKYQVEWRKDDGNWIKLPITGSNSAEVSGIYAGKYEARVIAISAFEISSLPTYSKLTELKGKQGRPPKLAFIKATGILFGMQLNWGFPATGALDTAYTEIEVSPDGKSNIAQLGLFAYPTTTNTIQGMQPNLTQKYRGRLIDRIGNKGDWSEWATGTTVVDATDVLDLLDGQISETQLSQGLRDKIADISDNEAFIDIQQKVDDLEAQYYLRMQSGKYLSGYGLGTNGKTSDFIIHADRFAIAAPTDITNPNAKPKYAFVYQSTSQTLPNGTVVPPGLYLDSAAIGRIDAGKIYAENLNAITAEFGEFVTYKNPNNKTGARRVQKGLVVEVYDDNNVLRYRDGLW is encoded by the coding sequence ATGCATGAAGTTGTAATGGGTGCCAAAGGTGGCAGCAAAGGTCAAAGACAGCCTAAGGTCGCTAATGATACTACTGCCTCAAAAACGTATGCGCGTTTGCAATACGGCATGGGGGAGGGTGAGGTTGAGGGGTTAGCGAAGGGTCTTAAGTCTGTTTATCTCGATGATACGCCTGTTGAAAGTGACAGTGGGGCAAGAAATTTCGAAGACCTTATACTTAATTTCCGCACTGGTACCAATGACCAAACCTATATGGAAGGTTTTGAAAATATTGCGTCTGAGTCTGCGGTCGGTGTTGAACTTAAGAGTGGTACACCGTGGGTGAAAGGCCTCACGAATCTAAATCTTGATGCGGTGATTGTGCGTGTGCGTTTTGGGGCACTCAAACAACAGGATCCAAGTAATGGTGATGTGACGGGTGTAAAGATTGACTACTCAATTGAGGTGCAAACCGATGGAGGTGCCTGGGAACTGGCACTTGATGCACAAATGTCAGGTAAGACCGCACCAAATTACGAGCGTACGCACGAGATAGTATTACCTAAGGCAAACAAGAGCTGGTTGGTTCGTGTCACACGTAAAACACCAAACTCAACCTCCGAATACGTCAGTGACAAGATGTATGTACAGGCGATTACTGAAATCGTTTATATGAGAATGGCCTACCCAAATACCGCATTAATTGGTGTGCAATACGATGCCGAGCTATTCTCAAATACCGCCAAACTTGCAGTAGAATTAAAAGGTATCAAAATCAAGGTGCCGACTAATTATGATCCTGTATCTCGTACTTATGTCGGGATGTGGAATGGCTTATTTAAACGTGCTTATACTAATAATCCAGCATGGATCTATTACGACCTCTGTACTGCCAAACGCTATGCATTAGGCAATCGCTTAACCGAGCAAATGGTTGATAAGTGGTCTCTCTATCGACTTGCTCAGTACTGCGACCAAAAAGTACCAGATGGTAAGGGTGGAGAAGAACCCCGCTTTACTTGTAATGTTTATATTCAAAGTGCTGAAGCTGCTTTTGATATTTTAGGAAAACTAGCAGGGCTCTTTCGTGCGATTAGTTATTGGGATGGCACCTCGATTGTCTGCGAGGCAGATCTACCGCAAGATACCTATTTTACGTACACATCGGCAAATATTATTGGTGGCACTGAGTCGATTGACTACACAGGGACACGATCACGCGATCGGCATAATGTAGTTAAGGTTGCTTGGGATAACCCACAAAATCGATATAAAACTGAATATGTATTTGTGCGTGATGAGAGAGCAATTTCAGAAGATAAAACAGTAAAAATGCTGGAGCTTGAAGCATGGGGTTGCACATCGGAAGGCCAAGCACAACGGACTGGCCAATGGGCCTTAAAGTCTGAACAACTTGAAACTCGAACTGCTACATTTAAAGTTGGTTTAGATGGTCATATCCCCCTACCAGGTAAAGTAATTGAAATAGCAGATCCCTTGCTTGCAGGTCGTGCTAATGGTGGTCGTATTGCAGCAGTATCAAAAGATCGTAAAAGTATTACGCTTGATCGCGATGATGTGGTGTGCCGTGCTGGTGATCGATTGGTTGTAAATGGTGAAGATGGTAAAGCTCAAGCACGAATTGTGTCTAGCATTAAAGGTCGAACTATCTCTGTTGTTGCTGCTTTTGATTCTGTTGCAGCTCAAAATATATGGGCAGTAGATGCGAAAGACCTTGCAACCATGAAGTTCCGTGTTATTTCAATTGCGCAGAACGAACAACATCAATTTACGATCACAGCGCTGCAATATAACGAGTCTAAGTTTGATGCAATTGATCGCGGTGCATTTATTGATGATCGTCCGATCTCAATCATTAACCCAACTATTCAGGTGCCAGTTGAATCGGTTACGATTTCAAGTGAGCAAATGGTGCAACAGGGCCTAGCGGTTGAAACGATGGTGATTAGTTGGTTGCAAGCGAAGAATGCAACTAAGTATCAGGTTGAATGGCGTAAGGACGATGGAAACTGGATTAAATTGCCGATTACTGGAAGCAACTCTGCTGAAGTATCCGGTATTTATGCGGGTAAGTATGAAGCACGCGTGATTGCTATTTCGGCATTTGAGATTTCATCTTTACCAACATATTCAAAACTAACCGAGCTCAAAGGCAAACAGGGTAGGCCGCCAAAGCTCGCATTCATTAAAGCTACTGGTATCTTATTCGGCATGCAGTTGAATTGGGGCTTTCCAGCAACCGGGGCGCTTGATACCGCTTATACAGAGATCGAAGTAAGCCCGGATGGTAAATCAAATATTGCCCAACTAGGGCTTTTTGCTTATCCAACCACAACCAACACAATCCAAGGCATGCAGCCAAATTTAACGCAAAAATATCGTGGGCGCCTGATTGATCGCATCGGAAATAAGGGTGATTGGTCGGAATGGGCAACTGGTACAACTGTCGTTGACGCAACAGATGTTCTTGATTTACTCGATGGTCAAATCTCTGAAACCCAGCTAAGCCAAGGCTTGAGAGATAAGATTGCTGATATTTCTGACAATGAAGCTTTTATTGATATTCAGCAAAAAGTTGATGACTTGGAGGCGCAATACTATTTGCGAATGCAGTCGGGTAAATACTTGTCGGGCTACGGCTTGGGCACAAATGGCAAAACCTCAGACTTTATTATTCATGCTGATCGCTTTGCTATTGCTGCACCGACAGATATTACAAATCCCAATGCTAAGCCAAAATATGCATTTGTGTATCAGTCAACATCTCAAACCCTGCCGAATGGCACTGTAGTCCCTCCTGGTCTTTATTTAGATAGCGCAGCAATTGGTCGGATTGACGCGGGTAAGATTTATGCTGAAAACTTGAATGCGATTACTGCTGAGTTCGGGGAGTTTGTGACGTACAAAAACCCGAACAATAAGACTGGTGCAAGACGAGTGCAAAAAGGGCTTGTTGTTGAGGTTTATGACGACAATAACGTTTTACGATACAGAGATGGGTTGTGGTAA
- a CDS encoding acyltransferase family protein, with protein sequence MSFRYDINGLRAIAVLAVVLFHFNPTWLPGGFAGVDVFFVISGFLMTSIIFKGVEKNTFNLFKFYNARANRIIPVLAALSIVLVMFGIFYLLPTDLEQLGKQIQKSTTFTSNLLFAKGGGYFDTGEKTKWLLHTWSLSVEWQFYIFFPIIILLLKRFLNIENIKKVVLVLCILSFCYCVYATLKDSKTAYFLLTSRAWEMLIGGLAFLYPITIQSVKKKALLQLTGISLIMVSYIIISEHTPWPGYMALLPVFGTYLIILCNFQNNPIINNPFFNHIGKWSYSIYVWHWPIVVAGVYFSIQHWWLCGIPLSILLGYLSYQFIEKIKFQSFSSWKDIYKVKPLYMFLFILALGLFIKKTNGMEFLYSNSIKEILNAVDDSNPYECDSRLKNNTLYECVIGNPENIKAIIVGDSHADAITTAVAASFNLKKEGIIAIVTAGCPFVIDAKINYHDKVFCHDLNIQRMQWLVENKNKYINTPLIVSGRWVAYLKNENDPEKIENNNLPPLYFGSIKFRSQKDLFALFSDKLEKTLCPLTSSYQVYALLPIPEMGKNVPKTLAKNILMNQSDDSSITLSDYQQRSSGVHNIFQEITRSCNVKILDPAAILCKTGRCIAEFKGRPIYRDGDHLSEYGNKLLTPMFKQALL encoded by the coding sequence ATGTCATTTAGATACGATATTAATGGACTACGCGCAATTGCTGTTCTTGCGGTTGTACTATTCCACTTTAATCCGACATGGCTGCCTGGTGGCTTTGCTGGTGTTGATGTCTTCTTTGTCATTTCCGGTTTCTTAATGACTTCCATTATTTTTAAGGGTGTCGAAAAAAATACGTTTAACTTATTCAAATTTTATAATGCACGTGCCAATCGTATTATTCCCGTATTAGCTGCACTCTCAATTGTTCTTGTAATGTTTGGAATATTTTATCTTCTACCAACCGATCTTGAGCAACTTGGTAAGCAGATTCAAAAAAGTACAACCTTTACATCAAATTTATTGTTTGCAAAAGGAGGTGGTTATTTTGATACCGGTGAAAAAACAAAATGGCTACTACACACATGGTCTCTTTCAGTTGAATGGCAATTCTACATATTCTTTCCCATAATCATTCTACTGCTAAAAAGATTTCTAAATATTGAAAATATTAAGAAGGTTGTCTTAGTATTATGTATCTTAAGTTTTTGTTACTGCGTTTATGCAACATTAAAAGACAGTAAAACTGCCTACTTTCTACTGACCAGTCGTGCATGGGAAATGCTTATTGGTGGTTTGGCATTCTTGTATCCAATTACAATACAGAGCGTTAAAAAGAAAGCCCTGCTACAACTTACAGGGATCTCTTTAATTATGGTTTCCTACATCATTATTTCAGAACATACGCCTTGGCCAGGCTACATGGCATTACTACCTGTATTTGGCACATATCTTATTATTTTATGTAATTTTCAGAATAACCCGATCATCAATAATCCATTTTTCAATCATATTGGTAAATGGTCGTATTCTATCTATGTATGGCATTGGCCTATTGTTGTAGCGGGTGTATATTTTTCAATACAACACTGGTGGCTATGTGGTATTCCGCTCTCCATACTCCTAGGATACTTGAGTTATCAATTCATTGAGAAGATAAAATTCCAAAGCTTTAGCTCATGGAAAGATATATATAAAGTGAAACCACTTTATATGTTTCTATTTATACTTGCTTTGGGGCTTTTTATAAAAAAAACCAATGGCATGGAATTTCTTTACTCAAATAGTATTAAGGAAATTCTTAATGCTGTAGATGATTCTAATCCTTATGAGTGTGATTCGAGACTAAAAAACAATACACTATATGAATGTGTGATCGGTAATCCCGAAAACATTAAAGCAATCATTGTTGGCGACAGTCATGCTGATGCCATCACGACAGCTGTAGCAGCTTCATTTAACTTAAAAAAAGAAGGTATTATTGCAATAGTCACGGCTGGCTGCCCTTTTGTGATTGATGCTAAAATAAACTATCATGATAAGGTGTTTTGTCATGATTTAAATATACAAAGAATGCAATGGCTCGTAGAGAATAAGAATAAATATATCAATACCCCACTTATAGTCTCCGGAAGATGGGTCGCTTATTTAAAAAATGAAAATGACCCTGAAAAAATTGAAAACAACAATCTCCCTCCCCTGTACTTTGGCTCGATTAAATTTAGGTCTCAGAAAGATTTATTTGCATTATTCTCCGATAAGCTAGAAAAAACACTATGCCCTCTAACTTCAAGCTATCAAGTTTATGCACTACTACCTATTCCTGAAATGGGCAAAAATGTCCCTAAAACCCTAGCTAAAAATATTCTAATGAATCAGTCAGACGACTCTTCAATTACCTTATCTGATTATCAGCAGAGATCTAGTGGTGTACATAATATTTTTCAAGAGATAACCAGATCTTGTAACGTGAAGATATTAGATCCAGCAGCCATCTTATGTAAAACAGGCCGATGTATTGCTGAATTCAAAGGAAGGCCCATTTATCGTGATGGTGATCATCTGAGTGAATATGGTAATAAATTACTAACACCAATGTTCAAACAAGCATTGCTGTAA